One window from the genome of Acanthochromis polyacanthus isolate Apoly-LR-REF ecotype Palm Island chromosome 21, KAUST_Apoly_ChrSc, whole genome shotgun sequence encodes:
- the natd1 gene encoding protein NATD1 — translation MAQAAQANAFDANNSQIQVEHDKKRRQFVIRLNGSHDRAVLLYEYVGKKTVDLQHTEVPDAYRGRGIAKHLAKAAMDFVVEEDLKAHLTCWYIQKYVKENPQPQYFEHIYQ, via the exons ATGGCCCAGGCAGCACAGGCTAATGCCTTTGACGCAAACAACTCCCAGATTCAGGTGGAACACGATAAAAAGCGGCGGCAGTTTGTCATCAGGTTAAACG GGTCTCATGATCGTGCCGTTCTTCTGTATGAATATGTTGGGAAGAAGACAGTGGATTTGCAACACACCGAAGTTCCAGATGCTTATAGAGGAAGAGGAATTGCCAAACATCTGGCCAAG GCAGCCATGGATTTTGTGGTGGAAGAAGACCTGAAAGCGCACCTGACCTGCTGGTACATTCAAAAATATGTCAAAGAGAATCCTCAGCCTCAGTACTTTGAGCATATTTATCAATGA
- the tmem11 gene encoding transmembrane protein 11, mitochondrial isoform X1, producing MASLGRRRGVPVSRERGVMAASDCYIVHEIYNGENAQDQFEYELEQALEAQYKYIVIEPTRIGDETARWITVGNCLHKTAVLSGAACLLTPLSLPVEYSRYLALPAGALSVACSALYGISWQFDPCCKYQVEYDSQKLSRLPLHTLTSSTPVVLVRRDDIHRKRLHNTIALAALVYCAKKIYELYAV from the exons ATGGCGTCGCTGGGAAGGAGGCGCGGTGTCCCAGTAAGCAGGGAGAG GGGAGTGATGGCGGCGTCAGACTGCTACATCGTGCACGAGATCTACAACGGGGAGAATGCGCAGGACCAGTTTGAGTATGAGCTGGAGCAGGCACTGGAGGCCCAGTATAAATACATTGTTATCGAACCCACACGGATCGGCGATGAGACAGCCCGTTGGATTACCGTGGGCAACTGCCTGCACAAGACGGCTGTGTTGTCAGGTGCTGCTTGCCTTCTGACACCACTTTCACTGCCCGTTGAATACTCTCGTTACTTGGCGTTGCCTGCAGGAGCCCTCAGCGTGGCCTGCTCTGCCCTCTACGGGATTTCGTGGCAGTTTGACCCCTGCTGCAAGTACCAGGTGGAATATGACAGCCAAAAACTCTCGCGGCTGCCCCTGCATACACTGACCTCCTCGACACCCGTGGTATTGGTACGCAGGGATGACATCCACAGAAAGAGACTCCATAATACGATAGCACTGGCGGCCCTGGTATATTGCGCCAAGAAGATCTATGAACTCTATGCGGTATGA
- the tmem11 gene encoding transmembrane protein 11, mitochondrial isoform X2 has product MAASDCYIVHEIYNGENAQDQFEYELEQALEAQYKYIVIEPTRIGDETARWITVGNCLHKTAVLSGAACLLTPLSLPVEYSRYLALPAGALSVACSALYGISWQFDPCCKYQVEYDSQKLSRLPLHTLTSSTPVVLVRRDDIHRKRLHNTIALAALVYCAKKIYELYAV; this is encoded by the coding sequence ATGGCGGCGTCAGACTGCTACATCGTGCACGAGATCTACAACGGGGAGAATGCGCAGGACCAGTTTGAGTATGAGCTGGAGCAGGCACTGGAGGCCCAGTATAAATACATTGTTATCGAACCCACACGGATCGGCGATGAGACAGCCCGTTGGATTACCGTGGGCAACTGCCTGCACAAGACGGCTGTGTTGTCAGGTGCTGCTTGCCTTCTGACACCACTTTCACTGCCCGTTGAATACTCTCGTTACTTGGCGTTGCCTGCAGGAGCCCTCAGCGTGGCCTGCTCTGCCCTCTACGGGATTTCGTGGCAGTTTGACCCCTGCTGCAAGTACCAGGTGGAATATGACAGCCAAAAACTCTCGCGGCTGCCCCTGCATACACTGACCTCCTCGACACCCGTGGTATTGGTACGCAGGGATGACATCCACAGAAAGAGACTCCATAATACGATAGCACTGGCGGCCCTGGTATATTGCGCCAAGAAGATCTATGAACTCTATGCGGTATGA